The Dehalobacter sp. DCM sequence CGGGGTCAAAATATCAATTCTTGAGGCAAGGCTATTTTTGCGCCGATGTGAAGGATCACAGCCATCAAAAACTCGTCTTTAACAGGGTCGTGGGCTTAAGAGACAGCTGGGCCAAAATGAGTAAGTAAATACCTATAAAGTAAAGAAGCATTCCGATTAAGGAATGCTTCTTATACTCTGTGACTTTAAACCATTATGGTTAATAGTTAGATTCTCTGACCGCTTTTCAGCTGCTGTTCAGCAAACTGAACCATACGTTTGGTCATATAACCGCCAACAGTTCCGTTTTCACGGGAAGTACGGTCTCCGCCGAGCGTGGCGCCAATTTCATTGGCGATCTCGTATTTTAGTTGATCCAACCCTTTTCCTGCACCTTGGACAGCAGGTGTGTTTGAATTTCTTTCACCAGCCATGTCATTTCCCTCCTTAAAGTAAAGTATTGTTTGTTTGGGAGTCGTTCTTATTATTTGTGATTATCGTTTTCTTAAACCCGGTAATTCTTTGCTTTAATTTTAGGAAAAACCATAACTGGAAAATGATGATTAAATTGCTTTTTCGCCGGATTCTCCGGTTCTGATGCGAACTGCGTCTAACATGTCGTAAACGAAAATTTTTCCGTCGCCGATTTCTCCGGTTCTGGCCGTATCTGCGATGATTTGGATGACGTTTTCCAATGCCTCATCACGGACAACAATTTCCAGTTTTGTTTTGGGAAGCAGGTTAATCGTATACGTGCTTCCGCGATAAACCTCTGTTTTGCCCTGCTGGAGACCGCATCCAATGACATTGGTGACCGTCATCCCTTTGACCCCGAACTTGCCAAGAGCTTCTTTGACTTCTTCCAGCTTACCAGGTCGAATAACACATTCAATTTTTTTCATTAATAACACCTCTTCTACCTAAAAATTATGATTACCCTTTTTATGAGGATAATACGATGTGACAGCATTATCCATCATAAATACAAAAAGTCCCCGAGTAGCAACTCGAGGACTTCGTTGTCCATGTCTTTAAAACAATATCATAGTTATACTAACAAACTTAGGCTCCCTATGGCAACTGTTTTCAAAGAAGAATTTTGTATTCATTACAAAATTCATTACAAAACAATTTAAATATCAAGGATTATTGCTCACGAAATCGAATTAATGATGATATCCAGTGGAATTGTATTATAAGAGGAGATAAAAATATGCTGCAAGATTGCTTATTGGCTGATATCAATCGACGTGTTGATGCCATTAATCAGGATGTCGTTGCTTTACGAAGAACACTTCACCAATTTCCCGAATTGTCTTATCGGGAATTCAATACAGCCAATCAAATCGGTGATCTATTAAAAGATATTCCGGGAGTCATTGTAATGCATCCCACTGAAACCAGCATTATGGCTGTTCTCAAAGGGAATAATCCGAGAAAAACAATTGCCCTGCGCAGTGATCTGGACGCGATAGCCATACACGAAGAAAATGAAGTCCCTTATCGTTCGGCCAATGCGGGAGTTATGCATGCCTGCGGTCACGACGGTCACACTGCCATGCTCGTCGGTGCTGCCAACGTGCTCGCTGGACTCCGTTCCGAACTGAAAGGGGAGATCCGATTTATTTTTCAGCATGCTGAGGAACAGCATCCCGGCGGGGCTAAGGATCTCGTGGCTAAGCGTGTTTTAGACGGTGTTGATGCCATAATTGCTCTCCATCTCTTTTCTTTGATGCCTGCAGGAAAAATCGGACTGGCTGCCGGGCCGCTGATGGCTGCGCCGGACAATTTTGACCTTACTATCTGCGGAAAAGGTGGTCACGCCGGGAGGCCGGAAGATACCGTCGATCCGGTCGTCGTCAGCGCGCAGGTGATCAGCGGCTTACAACACATCGTTTCCCGAAAAACATCGGCACAAAAACAGGCGGTGCTTTCGATTACAAGCATCCATGGCGGTACAGCGTATAATGTGATTCCGGAACAGATCAAGATAAAAGGCACAGTTCGTACATTCGAAGAAGAGGTTCGGCAGCAAATACCACGGCACATGGAAAGCATCATCAATGGGATCTGTAATGCCTACGGGGCAAGCTATACATTTAACTATGAGCGGGGATATGATCCGGTTGTTAATGATGGTAGAGTTATTAATTTACTTCAGGATGTTTTAAATAAAGCAATTGGCGCTGACAACATTGTACAGGCAAACCCGGTCATGTGGGGAGAGGATTTTTCTGCTTATCTCAAAAAAGTCCCCGGTGCGATGATTTTTGTCGGCGCAGGATTTTCCGGTTGCGAAACACCGAAACAACACCATCATCCGCGTTTTGACTTTGATGAAAAAGCATTAAAAACCGGTGTACAAACATTGGTATACTCGGCCTTCGGGCTTCTTGATTCTATTGATGACTGGATATTGTCATGATGGAAATATCAAAAAGAGTACTGTTTTTGAACATCATTTTATCTCAAGGGTTGCTATTGGGAATGGGCTTTGGGTTATGGGCATTACTGAGGGGATTTTATCTTGAGGTTACGCTGCTTGATTTGATCATAGTCAGGGATATTGCTCATGCCGCTGTGGTTTATTTATCGGGTACGTGTATCCTGCTAATCCTTCAGACTATTTTTCTTCGTACGATTCCCTGGAAAAAGCTATTTGATGGAATAAATCAATTGCTCATGGAACGGTTTTCTTTGCTTGAGCTTATCCCCATTTTTTTTGTCGGCGCAATAAGTGAAGAATTCCTCTTCCGCGGTTTGATCCAGTCCGTGTTGGGCATATGGATAACAGCACTTATTTTTACCTTGATTCACTACCGCTATTGGCGGAAGAGTTACATCCTGCTCGAAGTCTTTTTGATGGGACTCATTCTCGGTTATGTATTTTACTTTTCGGGCAATCTCTGGGTACCGGTAATGTGTCATTTTTCAATTAATATCATTACTGCATTTCTGGTTAAAAAAGGTTATATTAAAACAGAGGCGATATGAAAGTAAGAGACGGTCTGATATAATTTAAGAGATTGACCTCCTGTATTTGTTTAGGGGTGTATAGTACGGCAGAAAAGTATGTTTCACAATCGATAACGGGTCATATAGAGGGTGAACAATGTTAATTGCTTGTTGGCATTTATTTATAGCCTTTTTTAAAGCATCTAATTTATCTTTTGGCGGTGGGGCAGCCATGATCCCGCTCATTCAGGCAGAAGTTGTGGATAATTACCATTGGATGACCAATGCCCAGTTTGCGGATATGATCGCCGTGGCCAATGCGCTGCCGGGACCGATTGCGACAAAAATAGCTGCTTATATGGGATATCAAATTGCTTCCTGGCCGGGTGTTATCACTGCGATGACTGCCACCATTCTGCCAACGGTCCTGATACTTATCATGTTAGGTAAAGTTCTTGCTAAATATTCACAATCCGAGACGCTAAGGGCGGCTTTAAAAGGGGTACGTCCAGTCGTCGCCGCTTTGCTCTTATATGTTGCTTATAGCATGGGCATTGAAGCTTTTCTGATCACCCAGACGATGGATTACGTCACATTTATCATAGCGATCGGAGCTGCGCTGGCGCTGTACTTCTTTAAAGTTCATCCGGTTTTACTGATTATTTTATCCATGGCTATCGGTTATATCATTTTTTGACGGGAATTGAGATAAATAATGAGAGAGCTTTGGAATTTATTTATTGCTTTTTTTCGAGCGAGTAACTTCAGTTTTGGCGGAGGACCGGCAATGATCCCGCTGATCCAAAAGGAAGCTGTCGAACGATATCAATGGCTTTCACAAGAGGAATTTGCCAATACCATTGCTATCGTCAATTCGTTGCCTGCGCCGATCGCAACAAAACTTGCCGGGATGATTGGCTATCGGGTGAAAGGGTGGCGGGGATCACTGGCCGCTTGTCTGGGGGCTGTGCTGCCGACGGCACTTATCGTTATATTTCTTGGCAGTGTTTTGGCCCATTATGCAGAATTACCAGCGCTTCAGGCTATGCTCAAAGGGGTAAGACCTGTGGTGGTTGTCCTGTTGCTGCAATCCGCTTTCCAAATGGGAAAAAGCGCATTTACCAAGGAAAAAACTACCTGGATCTTAGGTGCTGCAGCGTTGGCGATCCTTATTCTGTGGCCAGGTCTTAATCCGGTATTTATGGTTATTGGGGCGATGATTCTCGGCAACTTTGTATTTAGGGAAAAAAAAGAATCAGATATCACTTAAATCAAACGTCTTATTATGCGCCTGGGTTGTTTTTTGTGAATTCAGGTAAGGGGGGGTCAGGGTGACGCAAATCTCATTTGATGACGTTTATGAAGAACTCTTTCCGTCAGTGTATCGTTTTGTTTGTATGCGGATTCCATCAACGGACATTGAAGATGTCACGGCTGAGATCATGGCCAAGATCTGGCGGTCCATTGACCGTTTTGAAGGAAGAAGCTCTCTCAAATGCTGGGCTCTTAAAGTTGCGGCCAATTATGTCGCTGATTTTTACCGCGGAAGAAAATCAGTGGATATCATTCCGATTACTGAAGAGCTGCAGGACACGCGGAATAACGGAGACTATGCTGAGGAACTGGGTACCGTTGTTTCCGTGAGCAAAACCCTCGCCCAACTTACAGAGCCGCAGGTAGCAGTTATTCAGCTGCGCTTGATCGAGGGCTTCAGCGCTGCTGAGACAGCAACCATCCTGGGCATTACGCATCAAGCAGTTGACAGTTTATTATATCGTGCCAAGAAGAGCTTTCGAACTATCTATACCGCTGAAGTGGCTGGAGGTGAGTGTTAATGACCGACGAAAAGAATATCACAGCCATTTGGGAAGAAGATGATGATCTGATGCGTCTGAAATTGTTTTATAGCCATACCCAAGCAGAAGATGAACTGAAACAGAGAATCAAGGAGAAAACGTTATCAAAAATAACCGATACCGATAAGCACGTAACAGCGGATAATCACTCGCGGGAGGATATTCAGCAGACTGCTGAAAAACAAGATCATTCACCTATGATGACCGAACCACTGAGGACAACCAATGAAGAAATTATAAGGCCAAGGAGAAAATGGCTGAAGAACAAAAAATGGACATCGATAGTCATTAGTACGGCTGCGGTGGTTTTGTTGGCTGTATTTTTGGGAACTAACGGTTTTTTGATGGGGGAGAAAAGCAACGTCTTAATTTCCCAAACCGACGATCAAGCCACCAACAGTAAAGCCGAGGAGTCCTTCAGGGGATCAGACAACATTGGTGTAGCGCCGGATGCCACAGTCCCGCCGACAACAGGAATTGCTGCTACAAGTGATGGCGACAGCGACGGCAATAACGAATCAAAATCAATGGATATCGCTGCTCCTCAGAAAAAACAAAGTGCGGGTACTAATGAAACCACGACCACGGGTGAAGGCGCTGAACAAAAAATCATTTACAGCTTAGATGTCTCGCTTAAGGCTAAAGATGTGACTGCTGCTGCCCAAGCATTAGAGGCAAAGGCAAAAGAGCTTGGCGGATATGTTGTCGATTCGAATGTGAGTAATTATGACAATGCGGTTTCGGCATACATGACTCTCAGAATTCCAGCGAAGCACTATGAGGCGTTTAAGTCGGGACTGCCACAGTATGGAACTGTTGATAGTCAGCATCAATCTACGGAAGACGTGACCATGGCTTATTATGACACTGAAACGCGTTTGCGGTCTTGGGAAGCACAGGAAAAACGCTACTTGCAAATCCTAGAAAAGGCCAATACGGTTGAGGATATCTTGAAAATAGAAGGTTCCTTAGCCACAGTCCGTCAAGAAATTGAAGTCTTAAAAGGACAGCTGAAATACTGGGATACCCGAGTTGATTATTCCCAGGTCACCATAAACATCCAGCCGTTTCAAACTGAGCTTTCAGTGAAGGATCCCTGGCAGCCCATTTCACTGATCAATACGTTGATTGCTATCAAAAATGCGCTGATCAAGACCGTGAGTTTTCTATGGAATGCATTGAATTATGTATTGGTATTTATTGCTTACGCCCTGCCCGTTGTAATCATCCTGCTTGTCATCTGGCTTATCTACCGGTCAGTTAGGAAGAGAAAAGGAACACGAGAGCAAATCCTGGAAAAAACCATGGAGATCACGATGGAGAATACTATCGAGAACACCTCGTTTGAGTCACAGGATGATCCACTGAAAACAGTAAAAAAAGACTGATGTAATCATAGAATAACAATTCAAGTCATTATAAAACTGGCATTGTCTTAGAACATGCCAGTTTTATATTATCTAGTACCTTACTACAGGAAACCATAAACGGTGCGTAGCGGTCATGGATGGATAAGGGGGAATTGGGTTAGAATCCTACCTATAAAGGATTATGGTAAGTCCATGTCGTATATATTTCATATATATTAACTTTTGCTTTAACAACAAATAATGTATATCCGATGTAAGGGAGATATTTATGAACCAAGATACGTGGTTTGCCGTAGTTAATCCCAGATCAGCCAATGGCAGAACCCAACAACTATGGCCGGGCTATCACAGAAAAATTGAACAGGCCGGCGTGAAAGTTGTCTATGCCTGGACTTCCGGATCAGGGGGAGGGACAGAAATCGCCAAACAGGCTTTTGTAGAAGGATATCGCCGGTTTATTGCTGTAGGCGGTGATGGAACAGTCAACGAAGTATTAAACGGGTTGATTGAAAACGACCGGGTGCTTGCCGATAATATCGAACTGGCTGTTTTTGAACAGGGAACCGGCGGCGATCTCGTCCGCTCGTTGAGACCTGGACTGAATAAAGATCTTGACAGTCTGATCAGTCTGTTGATCGAGCCCCAAACTGTCCTGGCAGATATCGGCAAAGTCGAATATTATGATTTTCAAGGAAATAAAGCATTTCGCTATTTTATCAATGCATCGAATATCGGGATCGGGGCTGAAGCGGTTGAACAGGCTAATCGCCGCAGCAAGGCTTTGGGCAGCAAGATAACCTATTTGCGCGGAGCGATAGCAACGATTTTGACGTATAAGAAAAGTCCGGTTTCCGTCGTGACTGATCAGAAGGATGTATGGAAAGGAAACACATGGGGATTGATGGTCTGCAACGGTAAATATATCGGCGGAGGTATGCATATCGCGCCGAATGCGTTGATAGACGACGGCTATTTTGATTTGGTCATTATCAAGGATATATCCAGATTCAATTTAATAACCCGTTTTCCCAAGATATATAGAGGAACACACATATATGACCGTGCGGTAGAAATCAAACGCTGCCGGACGATCACGCTGGAGACACCGAAATCACTGCTTTTT is a genomic window containing:
- a CDS encoding alpha/beta-type small acid-soluble spore protein; translated protein: MAGERNSNTPAVQGAGKGLDQLKYEIANEIGATLGGDRTSRENGTVGGYMTKRMVQFAEQQLKSGQRI
- a CDS encoding P-II family nitrogen regulator — translated: MKKIECVIRPGKLEEVKEALGKFGVKGMTVTNVIGCGLQQGKTEVYRGSTYTINLLPKTKLEIVVRDEALENVIQIIADTARTGEIGDGKIFVYDMLDAVRIRTGESGEKAI
- a CDS encoding M20 metallopeptidase family protein, with the translated sequence MLQDCLLADINRRVDAINQDVVALRRTLHQFPELSYREFNTANQIGDLLKDIPGVIVMHPTETSIMAVLKGNNPRKTIALRSDLDAIAIHEENEVPYRSANAGVMHACGHDGHTAMLVGAANVLAGLRSELKGEIRFIFQHAEEQHPGGAKDLVAKRVLDGVDAIIALHLFSLMPAGKIGLAAGPLMAAPDNFDLTICGKGGHAGRPEDTVDPVVVSAQVISGLQHIVSRKTSAQKQAVLSITSIHGGTAYNVIPEQIKIKGTVRTFEEEVRQQIPRHMESIINGICNAYGASYTFNYERGYDPVVNDGRVINLLQDVLNKAIGADNIVQANPVMWGEDFSAYLKKVPGAMIFVGAGFSGCETPKQHHHPRFDFDEKALKTGVQTLVYSAFGLLDSIDDWILS
- a CDS encoding CPBP family intramembrane glutamic endopeptidase; this translates as MMEISKRVLFLNIILSQGLLLGMGFGLWALLRGFYLEVTLLDLIIVRDIAHAAVVYLSGTCILLILQTIFLRTIPWKKLFDGINQLLMERFSLLELIPIFFVGAISEEFLFRGLIQSVLGIWITALIFTLIHYRYWRKSYILLEVFLMGLILGYVFYFSGNLWVPVMCHFSINIITAFLVKKGYIKTEAI
- a CDS encoding chromate transporter, producing MLIACWHLFIAFFKASNLSFGGGAAMIPLIQAEVVDNYHWMTNAQFADMIAVANALPGPIATKIAAYMGYQIASWPGVITAMTATILPTVLILIMLGKVLAKYSQSETLRAALKGVRPVVAALLLYVAYSMGIEAFLITQTMDYVTFIIAIGAALALYFFKVHPVLLIILSMAIGYIIF
- a CDS encoding chromate transporter is translated as MRELWNLFIAFFRASNFSFGGGPAMIPLIQKEAVERYQWLSQEEFANTIAIVNSLPAPIATKLAGMIGYRVKGWRGSLAACLGAVLPTALIVIFLGSVLAHYAELPALQAMLKGVRPVVVVLLLQSAFQMGKSAFTKEKTTWILGAAALAILILWPGLNPVFMVIGAMILGNFVFREKKESDIT
- a CDS encoding RNA polymerase sigma factor; translated protein: MTQISFDDVYEELFPSVYRFVCMRIPSTDIEDVTAEIMAKIWRSIDRFEGRSSLKCWALKVAANYVADFYRGRKSVDIIPITEELQDTRNNGDYAEELGTVVSVSKTLAQLTEPQVAVIQLRLIEGFSAAETATILGITHQAVDSLLYRAKKSFRTIYTAEVAGGEC
- a CDS encoding DUF4349 domain-containing protein, with protein sequence MTDEKNITAIWEEDDDLMRLKLFYSHTQAEDELKQRIKEKTLSKITDTDKHVTADNHSREDIQQTAEKQDHSPMMTEPLRTTNEEIIRPRRKWLKNKKWTSIVISTAAVVLLAVFLGTNGFLMGEKSNVLISQTDDQATNSKAEESFRGSDNIGVAPDATVPPTTGIAATSDGDSDGNNESKSMDIAAPQKKQSAGTNETTTTGEGAEQKIIYSLDVSLKAKDVTAAAQALEAKAKELGGYVVDSNVSNYDNAVSAYMTLRIPAKHYEAFKSGLPQYGTVDSQHQSTEDVTMAYYDTETRLRSWEAQEKRYLQILEKANTVEDILKIEGSLATVRQEIEVLKGQLKYWDTRVDYSQVTINIQPFQTELSVKDPWQPISLINTLIAIKNALIKTVSFLWNALNYVLVFIAYALPVVIILLVIWLIYRSVRKRKGTREQILEKTMEITMENTIENTSFESQDDPLKTVKKD
- a CDS encoding diacylglycerol/lipid kinase family protein translates to MNQDTWFAVVNPRSANGRTQQLWPGYHRKIEQAGVKVVYAWTSGSGGGTEIAKQAFVEGYRRFIAVGGDGTVNEVLNGLIENDRVLADNIELAVFEQGTGGDLVRSLRPGLNKDLDSLISLLIEPQTVLADIGKVEYYDFQGNKAFRYFINASNIGIGAEAVEQANRRSKALGSKITYLRGAIATILTYKKSPVSVVTDQKDVWKGNTWGLMVCNGKYIGGGMHIAPNALIDDGYFDLVIIKDISRFNLITRFPKIYRGTHIYDRAVEIKRCRTITLETPKSLLFEIDGEIPGMSPIDYRIIPECLKIRI